One genomic window of Arachis stenosperma cultivar V10309 chromosome 10, arast.V10309.gnm1.PFL2, whole genome shotgun sequence includes the following:
- the LOC130958006 gene encoding phosphatidylinositol 4-phosphate 5-kinase 2-like has translation MREALVRDTTCEATSIIKNEEPEKKLSLLQSPLPPLKLVPSGRSRSQGIGTRRVTPTTTPLAVSGAGSTVEKILPNGDFYSGEFSGTVPHGSGKYLWTDGCMYEGEWKRGKASGKGKFSWPSGATYEGEFKSGRMEGFGVFVGSDGDTYRGSWSSDRKHGFGLKRYANGDVYEGWWKRNLQDGHGRYVWKNGNMYTGEWRNGVITGKGELVWANGNRYEGQWENGLPKAQGLFKTMSHQQVLLQPHCLKTNGILWGDNFALAVRKRSSVEGSRGSVTEKSFPRICIWESEGEAGDITCDIIDNVEASMFYRDGTASDRDGVGVPFGRSPCCFAGEVKRPGQTIFKGHKNYELMLNLQLGIRYSVGKEGSTLREFKLTDFDPKEKYWTRFPSEGSKITPPHQTAEFRWKDYCPAVFRHLRKLFHVDPADYMLAICGDDALRELSSPGKSGSLFYLTQDDRFMIKTVKKSEVKVLLRMLRSYYQHVSGNENSLVTKFYGVHCVKPIGGQKIRFIVMGNLFCSEYPIHRRFDLKGSSHGRITDKPEEEIDETTTLKDLDLNYVFRVPRNWFKELIQQIERDCEFLEAEKIMDYSLLVGLHFRDDNTCDKMGLSPFVLRTGNRDSYQSEKLMRGYRFLEAELQDRDRVKSGRKSLIRLGANMPARAERMARRSDFDQYTSVGISHLTPYCSGETYDVVLYFGIIDILQDYDISKKLEHAYKSLQVDPTSISAVDPKLYSKRFRDFIGRIFVEDR, from the exons ATGCGGGAAGCACTTGTTCGCGATACCACCTGCGAAGCCACCTCCATCATCAAGAACGAAGAACCCGAGAAGAAACTGTCGCTCTTGCAGTCTCCGTTGCCGCCGCTTAAGTTGGTTCCAAGCGGCCGGAGCCGGTCTCAGGGAATCGGAACCAGAAGAGTGACGCCAACAACGACACCCCTAGCGGTCTCCGGCGCCGGATCCACCGTGGAGAAGATCCTCCCGAACGGCGATTTCTACTCCGGCGAATTCTCCGGCACCGTTCCTCACGGATCCGGGAAGTACCTTTGGACCGACGGGTGCATGTACGAAGGAGAGTGGAAACGCGGAAAGGCTTCGGGCAAAGGAAAATTCTCATGGCCTTCAGGCGCTACCTATGAAGGTGAATTCAAATCTGGAAGAATGGAAGGGTTTGGCGTCTTCGTCGGATCCGACGGAGACACCTACCGCGGGTCGTGGAGCTCCGACAGAAAACACGGCTTTGGCTTGAAGCGTTATGCAAACGGCGACGTTTATGAAGGGTGGTGGAAACGCAACCTGCAAGACGGCCACGGCCGTTACGTTTGGAAGAACGGAAACATGTATACCGGGGAATGGAGGAACGGCGTCATAACGGGGAAAGGGGAGCTTGTTTGGGCTAATGGGAACCGCTACGAGGGGCAGTGGGAGAACGGTTTGCCAAAGGCACAAGGGTTGTTCAAAACGATGTCGCATCAGCAGGTGCTGCTGCAGCCGCATTGCTTGAAGACGAATGGGATTTTGTGGGGTGACAACTTTGCCCTCGCCGTTAGGAAGCGGTCGTCCGTTGAGGGCTCTAGAGGGAGCGTTACGGAGAAGAGCTTCCCGAGGATTTGCATATGGGAATCGGAGGGTGAGGCTGGGGATATAACTTGCGATATTATTGATAATGTGGAGGCGTCAATGTTCTATAGGGATGGAACGGCGTCGGATCGAGATGGGGTTGGTGTGCCATTTGGCCGGAGCCCGTGTTGTTTCGCTGGCGAGGTGAAGAGACCGGGTCAAACGATATTCAAGGGACATAAGAACTATGAATTGATGCTTAATTTGCAATTGGGCATAAG GTACTCAGTAGGGAAGGAAGGCTCGACGTTGCGGGAGTTTAAGCTGACCGATTTTGATCCCAAGGAGAAGTACTGGACTAGGTTTCCATCTGAAGGTTCCAAGATTACGCCACCCCATCAAACAGCGGAATTCCGGTGGAAGGATTACTGCCCTGCTGTTTTTAG GCATTTGAGGAAGCTTTTTCATGTGGATCCTGCTGATTATATGTTGGCTATATGTGGCGATGACGCCCTCAGGGAGCTTTCCTCTCCCGGGAAAAGCGGGAGCCTTTTCTACTTGACGCAAGATGACAGATTTATGATAAAGACAGTGAAGAAATCTGAAGTCAAG GTGCTTCTCCGGATGCTTCGAAGTTATTATCAACATGTCTCTGGTAATGAGAATTCACTTGTAACAAAATTCTACGGGGTACACTGTGTCAAGCCAATTGGAGGCCAGAAG ATCCGGTTTATTGTGATGGGAAACCTTTTCTGCTCGGAATATCCAATTCATCGACGATTTGACTTGAAAGGATCTTCGCATGGGCGTATAACGGATAAGCCGGAAGAGGAGATTGATGAAACGACCACCCTCAAGGACCTTGATCTCAACTATGTGTTTCGTGTACCAAGAAATTGGTTCAAAGAGCTAATTCA ACAAATTGAGCGGGATTGTGAGTTCTTGGAAGCAGAGAAAATTATGGACTACAGCCTTTTGGTTGGACTTCATTTTCGTGATGATAATACATGTGACAAAATGGGATTATCACCATTTGTTTTACGCACTG GAAATCGAGATTCTTACCAGAGTGAAAAGTTAATGCGTGGTTATCGCTTTCTTGAAGCAGAGCTACAAGATAGGGACCGGGTTAAATCTGGAAG GAAATCATTAATTAGGTTGGGAGCCAATATGCCGGCAAGAGCTGAACGAATGGCGCGGAGGAGTGATTTTGATCAATACACCAGTGTTGGAATCAGCCATTTGACCCCTTATTGTAGTGGAGAGACTTATGATGTTGTTCTATATTTTGGGATCATTGACATTTTGCAAGATTACGATATCAGCAAGAAGCTTGAGCATGCTTACAAGTCCTTGCAAGTTGACCCTACTTCGATCTCGGCGGTTGATCCAAAGCTCTACTCAAAGAGGTTCCGTGATTTCATCGGGAGAATATTCGTTGAAGACAGGTAG